From Nycticebus coucang isolate mNycCou1 chromosome 6, mNycCou1.pri, whole genome shotgun sequence, the proteins below share one genomic window:
- the LOC128588614 gene encoding dehydrogenase/reductase SDR family member 2, mitochondrial-like produces the protein MVSSVLCRCVASPPLDAAAASSSASSPASVGDPCSGAICGGPDHRLRLWSLFQTLHVNRDRGLCVNDLAVGLWRLGLHCTEGELRPSRRPPSLEQAHQGEDQTENNMLRLLTRNWKDLLFPVVPFSMRSARSGTKDRLKLANKVAVITGSTNGISFAIARRLAQDGAHVVVSSQKQENVDQAVAMLQREGLSVMGTVCQVGKEEDQERLVAKEALEHCGSVDFLVCVAGVNPLVGSTLESSEQVWDKILGVNVKAPALLLSQLLPHLEKSGQGSVVLVPSVAAYIPNLGVYNVSKTALLGLTKTLAVALAPKNIRVNCSVPGMINTKFSQVVRMKGSSRSYPTEHWATFSFQAMLHRDLDLRSDALML, from the exons ATGGTGAGCAGTGTGTTGTGCCGCTGCGTGGCTTCCCCGCCGCTGGACGCCGCCGCCGCCTCGTCATCAGCCTCGTCGCCGGCGTCCGTGGGGGACCCGTGCAGCGGCGCCATCTGCGGGGGCCCGGACCACAGGCTGCGCCTGTGGAGCCTCTTCCAGACTCTCCACGTCAACCGGGACCGCGGCCTGTGTGTCAATGATCTGGCCGTGGGGCTCTGGCGTCTGGGACTGCACTGCACTGAGGGTGAGCTCAGGCCTTCCaga AGGCCTCCTTCCCTAGAACAAGCTCACCAAGGGGAAGATCAAACAGAAAACAACATGTTGAGGCTCTTGACCAGGAATTGGAAGGACCTCCTATTCCCTGTGGTTCCATTCTCCATGAGAAGTGCCAGAAGTGGCACCAAGGATAGGCTCAAACTAGCCAACAAAGTTGCTGTGATCACAGGATCCACTAACGG GATCAGCTTTGCCATTGCTCGGCGCCTGGCCCAGGATGGGGCCCACGTGGTGGTCAGTAGCCAGAAGCAGGAGAACGTGGACCAGGCTGTGGCCATGCTGCAGAGGGAGGGGCTGAGTGTGATGGGTACAGTCTGCCAAGTGGGGAAAGAAGAGGACCAGGAGCGACTGGTGGCCAAGGAG GCCCTGGAGCACTGTGGGAGTGTGGATTTCCTGGTGTGTGTGGCAGGGGTCAATCCTTTGGTAGGAAGTACCTTGGAGAGCAGTGAACAAGTTTGGGACAAG ATTCTAGGTGTGAATGTGAAGgccccagccctgctcctgaGCCAGCTGCTGCCCCACTTGGAGAAGAGTGG GCAAGGTTCAGTGGTCCTGGTGCCGTCAGTTGCAGCCTATATTCCA AATCTGGGGGTCTATAACGTTAGTAAAACAGCCCTGCTGGGCCTCACTAAGACCCTTGCCGTGGCGCTGGCACCAAAGAACATTCGAGTGAACTGCTCAGTACCAGGAATGATCAACACAAAATTCAGCCAAGTGGTAAGGATGAAGGGCAGCTCCCGCTCCTACCCAACTGAGCACTGGGCTACCTTCTCCTTCCAAGCCATGCTCCACAGAGACCTGGACCTGAGGTCTGATGCTCTGATGCTCTGA